One window of Leifsonia sp. AK011 genomic DNA carries:
- a CDS encoding response regulator transcription factor, which yields MTDGPKILIVDDEPNIRDLLTTSLRFAGFAVRAVGNGAQAISAVLEEEPDLIILDVMLPDMNGFGVTKRLRASGYTAPILFLTAKDDTEDKITGLTVGGDDYVTKPFSLDEIVARIKAILRRTMQDDEEAIIRAGELTMDQDTHEVTVGEDAVELSPTEFKLLRYLMLNPNRVLSKAQILDHVWEYDFNGDAGIVESYISYLRRKLDQLTPEPLIQTKRGFGYMLKAGK from the coding sequence ATGACTGATGGACCGAAGATTCTGATCGTTGATGACGAGCCCAACATTCGCGACCTCCTCACCACGAGCCTGCGTTTCGCCGGATTCGCCGTGCGTGCCGTCGGCAACGGCGCCCAGGCGATCTCGGCCGTACTCGAGGAGGAGCCGGACCTCATCATCCTCGACGTCATGCTGCCCGACATGAACGGGTTCGGTGTCACCAAGCGCCTCCGCGCCTCCGGATACACCGCCCCCATCCTCTTCCTCACCGCGAAGGATGACACCGAGGACAAGATCACCGGTCTCACCGTCGGCGGCGACGACTACGTCACCAAGCCCTTCTCGCTCGACGAGATCGTGGCCCGCATCAAGGCGATCCTGCGTCGCACCATGCAGGACGACGAGGAGGCCATCATCCGTGCCGGCGAGCTCACCATGGACCAGGACACCCACGAGGTGACCGTGGGTGAGGATGCCGTCGAGCTCTCCCCCACCGAGTTCAAGCTGCTGCGCTACCTCATGCTGAACCCCAACCGCGTGCTGTCGAAGGCGCAGATCCTCGACCACGTGTGGGAGTACGACTTCAACGGTGACGCGGGAATCGTGGAGAGCTACATCTCCTACCTGCGTCGCAAGCTCGACCAGCTCACCCCCGAGCCCCTGATCCAGACCAAGCGCGGTTTCGGGTACATGCTCAAAGCTGGCAAGTAG
- a CDS encoding epoxide hydrolase family protein codes for MADIIPFTIAVPQADIDDLRARLRATRWTDEVTDDWSQGTPQAPLRRLVDYWANDYDWRAAEARWNERDQVMVDGVHAVRAGTRGATPLLLLHGWPDGIVRFERALPFLAQRFDLVIPSIPGYGFSARPTEVSGPAVVADQMAGLMAALGYERYGVHGADIGAQVAEQVVLRHPEHVSGLHLGNVPLRRMRGLDPSEMSDAERAWAVAAAEWEAAEGAYGHQQRTKPQTIGASLNDSPTGLASWMLEKFHAWTDLDDDDVFGVYTLDEIATNLSLYWFTQTAASAARYYFYSRSTPLTDGFVATPTGVAEFPREILHTPRESAARWFSIVRWTDMEHGGHFGPWEEPEAWSSEISAFFNQIRE; via the coding sequence ATGGCCGACATCATCCCGTTCACGATCGCCGTCCCGCAGGCCGACATCGACGACCTGCGGGCCCGCCTCCGCGCGACGCGGTGGACCGACGAGGTCACGGATGACTGGAGTCAGGGCACCCCGCAGGCTCCCCTGCGCCGCCTCGTCGACTACTGGGCGAACGACTACGACTGGCGCGCCGCGGAGGCACGCTGGAATGAGCGGGACCAGGTGATGGTCGACGGCGTGCACGCGGTTCGTGCGGGCACGAGGGGCGCGACGCCTCTGCTGCTGCTCCACGGCTGGCCCGACGGCATCGTGCGCTTCGAACGAGCGCTGCCGTTCCTCGCGCAACGGTTCGATCTGGTGATCCCGAGCATCCCCGGGTACGGGTTCAGCGCGCGGCCCACGGAGGTGTCCGGGCCCGCCGTGGTCGCAGACCAGATGGCCGGACTCATGGCGGCGTTGGGGTATGAGCGGTACGGGGTGCACGGCGCCGATATCGGCGCCCAGGTTGCCGAACAGGTTGTGCTGCGGCATCCCGAGCACGTGAGTGGCCTGCACCTCGGCAACGTGCCGCTACGTCGGATGCGCGGGCTCGACCCGTCCGAGATGAGCGATGCCGAACGCGCCTGGGCAGTGGCGGCTGCCGAGTGGGAGGCCGCCGAGGGTGCGTACGGTCACCAGCAGCGCACGAAACCGCAGACGATCGGGGCATCCCTCAACGACTCACCCACGGGTCTCGCCTCGTGGATGCTCGAGAAGTTCCACGCCTGGACCGACCTCGATGACGATGACGTGTTCGGGGTCTACACGCTCGACGAGATCGCGACCAACCTCTCCCTCTACTGGTTCACGCAGACGGCTGCCTCGGCCGCGCGGTACTACTTCTACTCGCGCAGCACTCCGCTGACCGACGGTTTCGTCGCAACGCCGACCGGCGTAGCGGAGTTCCCGCGGGAGATCCTGCACACTCCCCGCGAGTCAGCCGCCCGATGGTTCTCGATCGTGCGCTGGACGGACATGGAACACGGTGGCCACTTCGGTCCGTGGGAGGAGCCGGAGGCTTGGTCCAGCGAGATCTCGGCGTTCTTCAACCAGATCAGGGAGTGA
- a CDS encoding DUF1697 domain-containing protein: MTTRILLIRAVNVGGAKLPMAEFRALLEELGARDVRTYIASGNAVLELDGEPEPFERAVEAAVQERYGYFREVMTRTPSELQAALDAHPFDVDDEAYSYVSVLSGEPSAEAVAAASAVRTGDDQWQVVGRELHLRYANGAGQAVLSQEALAKRLGVAATARNLRTIRKLLDLAG; encoded by the coding sequence GTGACCACTCGCATCCTGCTCATTCGCGCCGTCAATGTCGGCGGTGCGAAGCTTCCGATGGCCGAATTCCGGGCGTTGCTCGAGGAGCTCGGCGCGCGGGATGTGCGCACTTACATCGCGTCAGGCAACGCCGTGCTCGAACTCGATGGCGAGCCCGAGCCGTTCGAGCGCGCCGTGGAGGCCGCAGTGCAGGAACGCTACGGGTACTTCCGCGAGGTGATGACGCGCACCCCGTCCGAGTTGCAGGCTGCCCTCGATGCGCATCCGTTCGACGTGGACGATGAGGCGTACTCGTACGTCTCGGTGTTGTCGGGGGAGCCGAGCGCCGAGGCTGTTGCCGCGGCATCCGCCGTTCGCACGGGCGACGACCAGTGGCAGGTCGTCGGGCGCGAGCTCCACCTGCGGTACGCGAATGGCGCCGGGCAGGCCGTGCTGAGCCAGGAAGCGCTCGCGAAGCGCCTGGGCGTGGCCGCCACGGCCCGCAACCTCCGCACGATCCGCAAGCTCCTCGACCTCGCGGGGTAG
- a CDS encoding DNA repair helicase XPB — translation MTDGPLIVQSDRTVLLEVAHPQAEDARHDLAVFAELERAPEHIHTYRITRLGLWNARAAGHDAADMLATLERYSKFPIPQSVSVDISETVGRYGRLIIERDEHGNLVLTAVDAAVLSEITRARKVAALLLDKVGDHSYIVQAWARGQLKQELLKLGWPAEDHAGYTDGSPHEIDLDESSWNLRPYQNAAIEGFAAHGSGVVVLPCGAGKTLVGLGAMAAENRTTLILVTNTVSARQWKAEILKRTTLTDDEVGEYSGQVKEVRPVTIATYQILTAKRKGEFAHLALLDALDWGLVIYDEVHLLPAPVFKLTAELQARRRLGLTATLVREDGREGDVFSLIGPKRFDAPWKEIEAQGFISPAACFEVRVDLPERERLEYAASADDERYRFAASAPEKIKVVQQLVARHEGERILVIGQYLDQLEGLAEVLGAPSLTGSTPIAERERLYQEFRDGTTKVLVVSKVANFSVDLPEATVAIQVSGSFGSRQEEAQRLGRLLRPKESGIPASFYTLVARDTVDQDFAQNRQRFLAEQGYSYTILDADALESAAA, via the coding sequence ATGACTGATGGCCCCCTCATCGTGCAGAGCGACCGCACGGTGCTTCTCGAGGTGGCCCACCCGCAGGCTGAGGATGCCAGGCACGACCTCGCTGTCTTCGCCGAACTCGAGCGGGCTCCCGAGCACATCCACACCTATCGGATCACGCGGCTGGGGCTGTGGAACGCCCGGGCCGCCGGTCACGACGCCGCCGACATGCTCGCGACGCTCGAGCGGTACTCCAAGTTCCCGATCCCGCAGTCGGTGTCCGTGGACATCAGCGAGACCGTCGGTCGCTACGGTCGGCTCATCATCGAGCGCGACGAGCACGGCAACCTCGTGCTGACAGCGGTGGATGCCGCGGTGCTTAGCGAGATCACGCGAGCCCGCAAGGTCGCGGCACTGCTGCTCGACAAGGTCGGCGACCACTCCTACATCGTGCAGGCCTGGGCGCGGGGGCAGCTCAAGCAGGAACTCCTCAAGCTCGGCTGGCCCGCGGAGGACCACGCCGGCTACACCGACGGGTCTCCGCACGAGATCGATCTCGACGAGTCATCCTGGAATCTCCGCCCGTACCAGAATGCCGCGATCGAGGGCTTCGCCGCCCACGGCTCCGGCGTCGTGGTTCTGCCGTGTGGCGCGGGCAAGACGCTCGTGGGCCTGGGCGCGATGGCAGCCGAGAACCGCACGACGCTCATCCTCGTGACCAACACGGTCTCGGCGCGCCAGTGGAAGGCCGAGATCCTCAAGCGCACGACCCTCACCGACGACGAGGTCGGCGAGTACTCCGGGCAGGTCAAGGAGGTGCGTCCGGTCACGATCGCGACGTACCAGATCCTCACGGCCAAGCGGAAGGGCGAGTTCGCGCACCTCGCGCTGCTCGACGCGCTCGACTGGGGCCTCGTGATCTACGACGAGGTGCACCTGCTGCCCGCCCCCGTGTTCAAGCTCACCGCCGAACTGCAGGCACGTCGCCGCCTTGGCCTCACCGCGACCCTGGTGCGCGAGGACGGGCGGGAGGGCGACGTGTTCTCCCTCATCGGACCCAAGCGTTTCGACGCGCCGTGGAAGGAGATCGAGGCGCAGGGCTTCATCTCGCCCGCGGCCTGCTTCGAGGTGCGCGTGGACCTGCCGGAGCGCGAACGGCTCGAGTACGCGGCCTCTGCAGACGATGAGAGGTACCGGTTCGCGGCATCCGCACCCGAGAAGATCAAGGTCGTGCAGCAGCTCGTGGCACGGCACGAGGGCGAGCGCATCCTCGTGATCGGGCAGTACCTCGACCAGCTCGAGGGGCTCGCCGAAGTGCTCGGGGCGCCGTCGCTCACCGGGTCGACACCGATCGCCGAACGCGAGCGGCTGTACCAGGAGTTCCGGGATGGCACGACGAAAGTTCTCGTCGTCTCGAAGGTCGCGAACTTCTCCGTCGACCTGCCTGAGGCCACCGTCGCCATCCAGGTGTCTGGGTCGTTCGGCTCACGTCAGGAGGAGGCGCAGAGACTCGGACGCCTGTTGCGGCCCAAGGAGAGCGGCATCCCGGCGAGCTTCTACACGCTCGTAGCGCGCGACACCGTCGACCAGGACTTCGCCCAGAACCGCCAGCGCTTCCTCGCGGAGCAGGGCTACAGCTACACAATCCTCGATGCTGACGCGCTGGAGTCCGCTGCCGCGTAG
- a CDS encoding helicase-associated domain-containing protein has protein sequence MPASSDSALLLAGQLRSSSDDTLRELLDARGVKPAGIRDFFDLADALLDAGSVEAALSRLDRPTLATLAVLAELGSATPEEIARRLVELGGPGDRVPAALEILVARGLAARSEDVATSLTPVNEYLDSWPARGLPGLRALAAAPRPATVIPVVGDEVSAVDALAAERAFETTSAIVELVISLQNEPAHELARGGIALPDSKRLATAGRVELTEVPRLIQIADRAGLIARHSGLWTPEDAATQWLAGGPGERWARLAAAWLAQVPADIRDALAALARAQWGERLDEYVSWLYPAGGDWMRERVEAFESDAALLGITARDLPSTPGAALLTDGMDAAATAMTSLYPPIVRQVYLQRDLTIVAPGPLEPAVERRLRLMADLDARALATTWRISAASLDRAMAAGEHSDAIRDFLTGISLTGIPQPLDYLLRETATRFGLVRVAASPSGGTRVHSVDASILRALAVDRSVASLGLAYDGGDLTSRFDRDVVFFSLADARYPVAAEDEHGAIVVPTRPRLRSRPPEHADTTGEFIARLRTTEVLPDDSGDAWIARQLDIAARGKFPLVVSVRMPNGTVADYLLEPASVAGGRLRARDRGADLERTLPLTSIVAVAPVAQ, from the coding sequence ATGCCAGCAAGTAGCGACTCGGCGCTGCTGCTCGCGGGCCAGCTGCGATCGTCGAGCGACGACACCCTCCGCGAACTCCTGGATGCCAGGGGCGTGAAGCCCGCCGGAATCCGCGACTTCTTCGACCTCGCCGATGCCCTTCTTGACGCTGGTTCGGTGGAGGCAGCGCTCTCCCGCCTGGACCGCCCCACCCTCGCGACCCTCGCCGTGCTCGCCGAGCTCGGGTCAGCGACTCCCGAGGAGATCGCCCGCCGACTCGTCGAACTCGGCGGCCCCGGTGATCGCGTTCCGGCTGCGCTGGAGATTCTGGTCGCGCGAGGCCTGGCAGCGAGGTCGGAGGATGTCGCGACCAGCCTCACCCCGGTGAACGAGTACCTCGACTCCTGGCCAGCCCGCGGCCTGCCCGGACTCCGTGCCCTAGCAGCGGCACCGCGACCGGCGACCGTGATCCCCGTCGTGGGAGACGAGGTGTCCGCTGTGGACGCCCTCGCAGCAGAGCGTGCCTTCGAGACGACCTCCGCGATCGTCGAGCTCGTCATCTCGCTCCAGAACGAACCGGCTCATGAGCTGGCGCGCGGCGGCATTGCGCTGCCGGACAGCAAGCGCCTGGCGACGGCCGGCCGCGTGGAACTCACCGAAGTCCCCCGGCTCATCCAGATCGCGGATCGGGCAGGACTCATCGCGCGCCACAGCGGTCTCTGGACCCCCGAGGACGCCGCAACGCAGTGGCTCGCCGGGGGCCCGGGAGAGCGCTGGGCGAGACTGGCAGCGGCTTGGCTGGCGCAGGTGCCCGCCGACATCCGCGATGCCCTCGCAGCTCTTGCTCGCGCCCAGTGGGGCGAGCGCCTCGACGAGTACGTCTCGTGGCTCTACCCCGCTGGCGGAGACTGGATGCGGGAGCGGGTCGAGGCCTTCGAGTCTGATGCCGCCCTCCTCGGCATCACTGCGCGAGACCTGCCCAGCACCCCCGGCGCCGCCCTTCTCACGGACGGGATGGATGCCGCGGCCACCGCGATGACGTCGCTCTACCCGCCGATCGTGCGCCAGGTGTACCTCCAGCGTGACCTCACGATCGTCGCGCCCGGCCCGCTCGAACCCGCCGTCGAGCGACGGCTGCGGCTCATGGCCGACCTGGACGCACGCGCCCTCGCGACGACCTGGCGCATCTCGGCAGCCAGCCTCGACCGCGCCATGGCCGCGGGCGAGCACTCGGACGCGATCAGGGACTTCCTCACCGGCATCTCCCTGACGGGCATCCCGCAGCCGCTCGACTACCTCCTCCGCGAGACGGCGACGCGCTTCGGGCTCGTCCGGGTCGCTGCGTCCCCCAGCGGCGGGACTCGAGTGCATTCGGTGGATGCGTCGATACTGCGCGCTCTCGCGGTCGACCGGTCGGTGGCATCCCTCGGCCTCGCCTACGACGGGGGCGACCTCACGAGCCGTTTCGACCGCGACGTCGTGTTCTTCTCACTCGCCGACGCCCGCTACCCGGTGGCCGCGGAGGACGAGCACGGGGCGATCGTCGTGCCGACGCGACCGCGCCTGCGGTCCAGGCCGCCGGAGCACGCCGACACGACAGGAGAGTTCATCGCGCGCCTACGCACCACCGAAGTGCTGCCCGACGACTCCGGTGACGCGTGGATCGCGCGCCAGCTCGACATCGCGGCGCGCGGAAAGTTCCCGCTCGTGGTGAGCGTTCGGATGCCGAACGGCACCGTCGCGGACTACCTGCTCGAACCGGCCAGCGTCGCCGGAGGCAGGTTGCGTGCGCGCGACCGCGGCGCCGACCTGGAACGGACGCTCCCCCTCACGAGCATCGTCGCCGTCGCACCCGTCGCACAGTAA
- a CDS encoding cold-shock protein, translating to MPTGKVKFYDEEKGFGFISSDDGQEVFLHASALPAGVTIKAGARLEFGIADGKKGAQALSVRVLDAPPSMTKLNRKPADDMAIIIEDLVKLMDGIGAGLKRGRYPDKAHGAKIAAMLRKVADELDA from the coding sequence ATGCCTACCGGCAAGGTCAAGTTCTACGACGAAGAGAAGGGCTTCGGCTTCATCTCCAGCGATGATGGCCAAGAAGTCTTCCTCCATGCGTCGGCGTTGCCCGCTGGCGTCACGATCAAGGCGGGTGCCCGCCTCGAGTTCGGCATCGCCGACGGCAAGAAGGGTGCGCAGGCTCTGTCTGTGCGAGTGCTCGACGCGCCTCCGTCGATGACGAAGCTCAACCGCAAGCCTGCCGACGACATGGCGATCATCATCGAGGATCTCGTCAAGCTCATGGATGGCATCGGCGCTGGCCTCAAGCGCGGCCGCTACCCTGACAAGGCTCACGGCGCCAAGATCGCCGCCATGCTGCGTAAGGTCGCGGACGAGCTGGATGCCTGA
- a CDS encoding DUF3027 domain-containing protein, with the protein MPERPAMTDQHTDLARTALTEITRAETIGEPLGEVTEDDGTITVRFASALAGYPGWAWTVSLAEVEGEAATVLEAELMPGDGALLAPDWVPWSERLADYKAAQEALEADATDSDVDGDSEDDDLDDDESDEELDEDDVLGNDVLHGGDLDGVDIDALEGDDDDTDDADDDSDDSDDEGAERTY; encoded by the coding sequence ATGCCTGAGCGCCCCGCAATGACCGACCAGCACACCGATCTCGCCCGCACCGCCCTCACCGAGATCACGCGCGCCGAGACGATCGGCGAGCCCCTGGGTGAGGTCACCGAGGACGACGGCACCATCACGGTCCGCTTCGCCTCCGCGCTCGCCGGCTACCCCGGATGGGCGTGGACCGTGTCGCTCGCTGAGGTCGAGGGTGAGGCCGCGACCGTGCTCGAGGCCGAGCTCATGCCCGGCGATGGCGCACTGCTCGCTCCCGACTGGGTGCCGTGGTCGGAGCGACTTGCCGACTACAAGGCTGCGCAGGAGGCGCTCGAGGCGGATGCCACGGACTCCGACGTCGACGGCGACTCCGAGGATGACGATCTCGACGACGACGAGTCCGATGAGGAACTCGACGAGGACGACGTGCTCGGCAACGACGTGCTCCACGGCGGTGACCTCGACGGCGTCGACATCGACGCGCTCGAGGGAGACGACGACGACACGGACGATGCCGACGATGATTCGGACGATTCCGATGACGAGGGCGCTGAGCGTACCTACTGA
- a CDS encoding DUF2530 domain-containing protein: MRLWLKDSERRPDPEPVKTDDRKAVLIGLALWLVALAVLLLFLPQLTASGIGWWLWTCVAGLGLGLIGLLYTHWRGNRR; the protein is encoded by the coding sequence GTGCGACTGTGGCTGAAGGACTCCGAGCGGCGGCCCGATCCCGAGCCCGTGAAGACGGATGACCGCAAGGCTGTGCTCATCGGACTCGCACTGTGGCTCGTGGCGCTCGCCGTGCTGCTCCTGTTCCTCCCGCAGCTGACGGCATCAGGCATCGGTTGGTGGCTGTGGACCTGCGTCGCCGGTCTCGGCCTGGGCTTGATCGGCCTTCTCTACACCCACTGGCGAGGTAACCGCCGCTAG